In bacterium, the genomic window GGGAGGGGATTACAACACTGTCTCAGGATGTACTGATTTAATCACAACAGATGCCATTGGTAGCGACTCGAAAGTTACATTTCGAGGTCTACCAATCAGTACGGACTTTAAGGCAGTGGTCAAGGTGGGAGACTTCAATGGAGGAGTCCATACCGTACAGAACATTGCTAGCCTAGGTAGTTCACAGACCTACAGCAAAACTTGTACTTCATCAGGAAATTCGTGCACGATTGGGGTGCTGAATTTCAATGGAAATGAGCCTCTGGTTTGGGCGGTGAGGGCAAATAGTACTTCTGGTCCGGTTCTGAAGGATGCCTTGATTGGTAGGGCAGGTGCTGATGGAAGTTTCAGTGGCTCTTGGACGTGGGATTACACGGCAGTTGCCTATCCAAGTAGTTTCAGTAGTTGTTCTGCCGCCGGTTCAGAGTGTGTCAGTACAACTCTCTCCAACAATAATTCTTCCAACCAAGCGCTTTTGACTGGGGTGAAGGCAGGTGTTTCTTACAAGAGAGTAGTTTGTATACCGACCTGCTCTTCTAGCTCGAATACTTATCAGAACAACACTGTTACTTCCAGCCCAACCGTTGCGCCACTAGGTGCGGTTACTTCAGTGTGTTTGAGCGAAAATACTTTGACTAAACCAACCTTTGCTTGGGGGAGACCCTCCGGAGCTGTTTTTGAAAATCAGAATCTGGAAGTGCGTTTGGGGACTAGTAGCCCAATTTCCAACGGAGTTAGTCTGACTCAAACCAGCTTCACCAACCCAACTACATTTCTGCCCAACACTAGAATTTTCTGGAGGGTCAATACTAAGATTGTAGGTGGTAGTTGGATCTCCTCAGCTTTTCAGGAAGTGACGATGAATTCTTGTGGGCAGCCGGCTGGTATAGATACGCCTGGGATTGGGATAGTCGGTGATTATTACAAAAGCGTATTACCGCTGAGCACCCAGTATGCATTTTCGCGAAAGGAAGACAAGATTGACTTCAATTGGCAAACAGGCAGTCCAGATCCAAGTCTGGACCCAGACAACTTTTCTGCACGTTATATATGGACAGCGAAATTCGAGGCTGAAATTTACCGCTTTACCCTCAAGGCAGCCGGAATAACTAGGGTCTATCTGGACTGGTCAAATGAACCGTTGATGGTAATAGTCGGTCCGATGGGTGATCCACACAATGTGAATGCAATCGCCCAAACGGCTTTAAAAATGTCAGAGGGGATACATACAATCAGAATAGACTACTCGGAACTTAAAGATCGCGCTATTCTCAGGTTCAATTTTTTCAAAGCCAAAGAATGCTTAGACTTAGATGGTAGTAAAAAAATTGATTCTGCTGATCAGTTGCTTCTATCAAAGCACATTGGTGAGAAGGGTATTTCAGCTTACGACCTGACTCTCGATGGAGTAGTGAATTCCGCTGATCAGCTAAAACTAGCCCAAAACTACGGTCAAACATGCAGCTAAAGATTCATATCCTATAGTTTGACTTTTTATCCTAATTTTGCTATAATCTCTTTAATTCAGCTAGCGCAAGGAGGAGAAAATGAAGCTAGCGGCTGTTTTCACCCTCGCTTTCTTCGCTTGGTCGTGCTCGGCTGACGCTAAGTCAACGACAACCCCAGAGCCTTCTCGCACGCATTCGTTCGCTGCGGGAGGCAGTATTTCCTGGGGAGAGGCAGTCCGACTCATTCAAGACTGTAAGGTCGAAGGTGTCGGCTCCTTTCATGACGGTAGCGCCAAGCTGTGGCTCCACGATGGAACTGTTCTAACTGTTCCGGAGAGTGGAAATATCCTCAGTGTCGCCCACTCAGTTGAGGACAAGTGTGGTCAAGTTGGGGAAGTGATCGAGTGAAAGCGAGGTGCTCCGCGGGCGTTCTCAACAGACAAACCCGCCCGCGGAGAACTCCACTTACCTAGTCAGTTTACAAATCAACTCAGAGTGAAAACATTAAGAAAGTGTGGAAAGGTCGGGTTGGCAAGGAGGTTGACAGTTATTCTGATCGGAAAGATAATTTAACCACTACTAATGAACTTCAAACTACCCAAACTGAACTTTCAAAGCAAAGAACAACTAGTTTCTTTACTTGCTGTGATTGTTCTCACTACCACATTACCTTTAGTAATTTTAGCCGTTTTGAGGGCTCGGAGTTTGTCTGTACCGGCAGAAACTGGTTGGGAAACTGGTATTACCGCTATAGCAACAGATAGTGGCGCCTACCATTATGGCCCAAATATCTGGGGAACGAAGATAGTTTGGACTGATTACAAAGGTCCAGGACCAGAAGCAAATGTTTGGCTTTACGATACTTTGACTAAATCTAAGCGTCGCGTTACCAATCAGCCTTATGTTGTGCAGTCCTTTCCTGACATTTATCAGAACAAAATTGTTTGGCAGGATAATCGTGGAGGTGAAAGTAATCCAGATATTTATCTCTTTGATCTGGCGACTAATACTGAGAAACAACTGACAGACACGGTTCCTTTAGAGAGTCCCTTTTCTCGTTACTCGTATCAAGCCCACCCAAGTATTTACGGGGACAAAGTTGTTTACACTGATTATGCTAGTGGGCAAGCCAATACCACGCTGTATGATTTGTCGACCCAAGCTACCCGAAGCCTGACCAGTTTCCCAAGAGGTGAAAATTGGCCTCAATTCTATCCAAAAATTTATAAAAACCTGGTTGTCTGGGAAGACCGTCGCCATGGCAAGGGGGATATCTATCTCTTTGATTTAGAAAAAAACAAGGAGACTAGAATTACCTCCGATGATTTAAATTACTCAATACCGGACATTTGGAATGACTATATAGTTTATGAGGGTGAAGTGAAAGGCAGAAAACAAGTATTTCTTTATAATTTAAAGAAAAAAAGCCAAGTGCAGATAACGAACACTTCAGTGAATGAACGCTTACCGAAAGTTTGGCGAGATAGGATTGTTTGGTCTGGCGGTGACGGAACGAGGGAAGATTCAGTTTCTTATGGAATTATTGAGTCTGGAGGAGAGACGCTAATCCGTAATCTAGATATCTTCCAATACAACCTTGAAACTGGAAAAAAACGTAGATTATCATCGCACTTTGCAAACCAACTAGCACCAATACCCTTTGGCTATAAAGTGGTTTTTACTGATCTAAGTGCTGGTTTTAATCAAGTTTATCTTTTTGAAAATTCCTGTTTTGATCTAAACTACGATGGTCTAGTCGATAAAAAAGACCTGGATTTGCTGGCAGGACATTTTGGAGAACAAGGCGAGGATTTAATCTGGGATTTGAATGGGGATGGGAAAGTAAACTCTGCCGATCAATTATTAATCGCTAAAAATAAAGGGGTTTGTACTATTTAGTCGAGGTAAGGTCCAGTTTGAGGCTTGGACCCATGGAAGAGGTAAGGTAAACGGATTTGATCAGTTCCTTTTTGAAATTGGCTGGCCGAGAAGAGTGTATTTCCTTGATCAAACTTTCAAGATTTTCTTTGAGTTTTTTCTCATCAAAACTAGCTTTGCCAAAAACAGTATGAACGATAGGAGATTTTTCTGTTTTGATTTCGCTCATTCCGGCCGAGAGTTTTTCAACAACTGTCAGTGGATCGTCGGAGACAGTACCAGTCTTAGGGTTGGGCATCAGCCCTTTTGGTCCTAGGACCTTGGCCACTTTCGCTAGTTTCGGCATCCAAGAGGGTATAGCCACGACTTTGTCAAAGTTAATTTTACCTTTGGCAATTTCGTCTAGACTTTTCTCAGTTCCGAGCTGGGCACCGGCTTTTTTGATTTCGGGCTCGTCCTTTTCATCGGCAAAAACAAGAACAGAGATTTTCTTTCCCAAACCATGAGGAAGGTTGATAGCACGGCGAATTTGCTGATCCGATTTGGTTGAGTCGGTCCCCAAGTTGATATGAGCTTCGAGAGTAGAATCAAATTTTGTCGCCGAGGTTTTTTTCAAAAGGGAAATAGCTTCTTCAACTGGGTACTTGTTGATTTTGTCGAGACCCTCTAAAAGCTTCTGATAACGCTGGCTACGAACCTTGGCTTTGCCAACCTTTTTCCGAGCCTGTTTGACTTCCTTTTTTACTTCTTCTTCACCTGCTTCGGACAATTCGAGTCTTGGCTCAAGGTCTTTGAGTTTTCCCTCTTCAATGGCAGTTTCAATTGTTTTAACTTTTGGTCGGCCCATGATTTGAGTTAAGAGTTGCGAGTGCGGAGTGATGAGTTAGAAAATTCCTAACTCCAAACTCCTAATTCCAAAGCTCACTTCTCTACATCTACCCCCATACTGCGCGCAGTTCCGGCGACGATATTCATCGCCGCTTCAACCGTATTGGCATTCATATCTTCCA contains:
- the rplA gene encoding 50S ribosomal protein L1, whose protein sequence is MGRPKVKTIETAIEEGKLKDLEPRLELSEAGEEEVKKEVKQARKKVGKAKVRSQRYQKLLEGLDKINKYPVEEAISLLKKTSATKFDSTLEAHINLGTDSTKSDQQIRRAINLPHGLGKKISVLVFADEKDEPEIKKAGAQLGTEKSLDEIAKGKINFDKVVAIPSWMPKLAKVAKVLGPKGLMPNPKTGTVSDDPLTVVEKLSAGMSEIKTEKSPIVHTVFGKASFDEKKLKENLESLIKEIHSSRPANFKKELIKSVYLTSSMGPSLKLDLTSTK